One Mesorhizobium sp. J428 DNA segment encodes these proteins:
- a CDS encoding NAD-dependent epimerase/dehydratase family protein yields MIGVYGADGFIGRHLVRRLIERGRPVRAVSRRFDRDFADEVEDLADLVAADLSQPLAMASSLQDVSTVVQLMSSSSPGLKNDHAVADITENVVPHVEFLQNCLRAGVKRYIFLSSGGTVYGPGAPVPTPETAPTNPINSHGLTKLFVEKYIQMHGHVDGLEYIILRVANPFGPGQTFRKGQGLVPAIIERWQKGQPVRIFGDGAARRDYIFISDVIDAIEAAIAVGGNPQHILNVGSGETRSINEVVEAIEAAAGFTLQREYVAARSTDVDVACLDISQARAVLGWTPKMEFRAGIATTVLQMVVDTPGKTETR; encoded by the coding sequence ATGATCGGCGTCTACGGCGCGGACGGTTTCATCGGTAGGCACCTGGTGCGTCGGCTGATCGAGCGGGGCCGGCCGGTGCGCGCCGTGTCGCGGCGCTTCGACCGCGACTTCGCGGACGAGGTCGAGGACCTGGCCGACCTGGTCGCCGCCGATCTGTCGCAGCCGCTGGCGATGGCGTCGTCGTTGCAGGACGTCTCGACTGTGGTACAGCTCATGTCGAGCTCGAGCCCCGGCCTCAAGAACGACCACGCCGTCGCCGACATCACCGAAAATGTCGTGCCGCATGTGGAGTTCCTGCAGAACTGCCTGCGTGCCGGCGTGAAGCGCTACATCTTCCTCTCCTCCGGCGGCACGGTCTACGGCCCCGGCGCGCCGGTCCCGACGCCCGAGACCGCACCGACCAACCCGATCAACTCGCACGGGCTGACCAAGCTGTTCGTCGAAAAATACATCCAGATGCACGGCCATGTAGACGGGCTGGAATACATCATCCTGCGGGTCGCCAATCCGTTCGGGCCGGGCCAGACCTTTCGCAAGGGCCAGGGTCTCGTGCCGGCCATCATCGAGCGCTGGCAGAAGGGCCAGCCGGTGCGCATCTTCGGCGACGGCGCGGCGCGGCGCGACTACATCTTCATCTCCGATGTGATCGACGCGATCGAGGCTGCGATCGCTGTCGGCGGTAATCCGCAGCATATTCTCAACGTCGGCAGCGGCGAGACGCGCTCGATCAATGAGGTGGTCGAGGCGATCGAGGCGGCGGCCGGCTTCACGCTGCAGCGCGAATACGTGGCGGCGCGCTCGACAGACGTGGACGTCGCCTGTCTCGACATCTCCCAAGCCCGTGCAGTGCTGGGCTGGACGCCGAAGATGGAGTTCCGCGCCGGAATCGCGACGACCGTTTTGCAGATGGTAGTAGACACGCCCGGGAAGACTGAGACGCGCTAA
- a CDS encoding sulfotransferase family protein, whose protein sequence is MTLLFMHITKTAGGSLKDALRRSGEDIIFHYPGEQGFNMNLAYERKPKILFGHYVFGAHKAVNVEPRYACFLREPIARTISHFHHLRNNDRSAIGDKTREFERIEEYLNTAKHWEFDNFLCRVISGVANKARYGEAGRNVYSAARENLYKYFEYIGIFEDMTSSLDRLRNIVPNLPADIGSVNKGAYEREIPQETLKIVREFNVFDQLLYQDAIDLLGARKIADKSEIELGDNNVIEASE, encoded by the coding sequence TTGACGCTTTTATTTATGCATATCACCAAGACCGCCGGTGGCTCTTTGAAAGATGCATTGAGGCGATCTGGTGAGGATATCATCTTTCACTACCCTGGAGAGCAGGGATTCAATATGAATCTCGCATATGAGAGAAAGCCCAAAATACTATTCGGCCACTATGTCTTCGGCGCACATAAAGCAGTAAATGTCGAGCCGAGATACGCATGTTTTCTGCGCGAACCGATTGCACGCACAATTTCACACTTCCATCATCTCAGAAACAATGATCGAAGCGCGATCGGCGACAAGACCCGGGAATTCGAAAGAATAGAAGAATACCTAAATACCGCTAAGCACTGGGAGTTTGACAACTTTCTTTGCCGCGTTATTTCTGGGGTCGCTAACAAGGCAAGGTACGGGGAAGCTGGCCGCAATGTTTATTCTGCTGCCAGAGAAAATCTTTACAAATACTTTGAATATATCGGAATTTTTGAGGACATGACGTCTTCGTTGGATAGACTCCGTAATATTGTCCCCAACCTGCCAGCAGATATTGGCTCCGTCAACAAAGGTGCATATGAGAGGGAAATTCCTCAAGAAACCTTGAAGATTGTTCGGGAATTCAATGTATTTGATCAGCTGCTTTATCAAGACGCAATCGACTTGCTGGGCGCCCGGAAGATCGCGGACAAATCAGAAATTGAGCTGGGGGATAATAACGTTATTGAGGCATCCGAATAG
- a CDS encoding glycosyltransferase family 4 protein — MLRENIARFRRVAQRDGLRVAIAKALSYGARKTQTAVQGKRDVIGFYGFILGEEQGYGLKITPENVPERSMTWLIPDFQASSGGHINIVRMMSLLRQRGFPYQHVVIMEPHRWSNPAEAQQAFAEAFGDRDITVSLGVRSIEPCHYLVATGWQTAYWVAKYQDTLERLYFVQDFEPSFYAQGSEYAFAEDTYRLGLTGITAGTWLAEKLAADYGMKTFAFSFGCDTDLYRPLGRRENPTKHILFYARPVTPRRCFELGLLALDRVCRERPDAAVIFAGWDVSGYAIPFPHLNAGTVPIEQLPDLYSQCDVALILSATNLSLLPLEVAACGCPMVVNDTPNANWLLTRDEALYCEMTVDGIADAINRFLDDDELRASFSKAAMKRASAATWDREADKVAKYLAAMASSIEKS, encoded by the coding sequence ATGCTGAGAGAAAATATAGCCCGTTTCCGACGTGTAGCGCAGCGCGACGGACTGCGCGTTGCGATCGCCAAGGCGCTCAGCTACGGGGCGCGAAAGACGCAGACCGCCGTCCAGGGCAAGCGCGACGTCATCGGTTTCTACGGCTTCATTCTGGGCGAGGAGCAGGGCTACGGGCTGAAGATCACACCTGAGAATGTGCCGGAGCGGTCGATGACATGGCTCATTCCGGACTTCCAGGCCTCCTCGGGGGGGCACATCAACATCGTGCGCATGATGAGTCTGCTGCGCCAGCGCGGCTTTCCCTATCAGCACGTCGTGATCATGGAGCCGCATCGCTGGAGCAACCCAGCCGAGGCACAGCAGGCCTTCGCTGAGGCATTCGGCGATCGAGATATAACAGTCTCGCTTGGCGTGAGATCGATCGAACCGTGCCATTACCTCGTGGCAACCGGCTGGCAGACGGCCTACTGGGTAGCGAAATACCAGGACACATTGGAGCGGCTCTATTTCGTACAGGACTTCGAGCCGTCCTTCTATGCTCAGGGAAGCGAGTACGCGTTCGCCGAGGATACGTACAGACTGGGTCTTACAGGCATCACAGCGGGTACCTGGCTGGCGGAAAAGCTCGCCGCCGATTACGGGATGAAGACCTTCGCCTTTTCATTCGGCTGCGACACCGATCTATACCGACCTCTTGGACGACGCGAAAACCCGACCAAGCACATCCTGTTCTACGCGAGACCTGTAACGCCGCGCCGCTGCTTCGAGCTGGGACTTCTGGCGCTCGACCGGGTATGCAGGGAGCGGCCCGATGCGGCGGTCATCTTCGCTGGCTGGGATGTCAGCGGCTACGCCATCCCCTTTCCGCATCTGAACGCTGGCACCGTGCCCATCGAGCAGTTGCCAGACCTCTATTCGCAATGCGACGTGGCGCTGATTCTGTCCGCCACGAACCTCTCGCTGCTGCCGCTCGAGGTTGCGGCGTGCGGTTGCCCGATGGTCGTCAACGACACGCCGAATGCCAACTGGCTGCTGACCCGCGACGAAGCGCTCTATTGCGAGATGACGGTCGACGGAATAGCGGATGCCATCAATAGGTTTTTAGACGATGATGAGCTGCGTGCTTCGTTCTCTAAGGCCGCTATGAAGCGGGCCAGCGCAGCAACTTGGGATAGAGAAGCCGACAAGGTGGCGAAGTATTTAGCCGCGATGGCTTCGTCGATAGAAAAATCATAG
- a CDS encoding glycosyltransferase family 2 protein: protein MQRIADQFNARRHTPRRCQERIAPCQRRAEALTHSFRGSAAYLTAHAEEFGIYTGVEQPLVSVIIPVKNGLPHFRRVLDMLKKQKLDAPFEVIVIDSGSSDGSKEAVPGDDPRFRIVEIPASSFGHGKTRNLGVELSRGEYCAFLTHDAVPADEHWLRELVRPLREDETVAGVFGRHIAYENATPFTRWELETHFEGLKNWPKVKITDAREYVRNQGLRQVYHFYSDNSSCMRKSVWRELPYPDVDFAEDQLWAKKAVEAGYTKAFAYDSVVYHSHDYSPWERLQRSYDEARALNELFGYQLCATKGNAFRQAWRTSGRDVMLAWRNGWLWRAPFASLMRPADNLARQIGYYLGTKRPRFTERHERALSRDRQLHAQ, encoded by the coding sequence ATGCAACGGATCGCGGATCAATTCAACGCCAGAAGGCATACTCCTCGGAGGTGTCAAGAACGAATAGCGCCTTGTCAGAGGCGAGCAGAGGCTTTAACCCATTCTTTTAGGGGCAGTGCAGCATATCTTACCGCACATGCGGAAGAGTTCGGGATTTACACAGGCGTGGAACAGCCTCTGGTTTCGGTCATCATACCCGTAAAAAACGGGTTGCCCCACTTTCGTCGCGTCCTGGACATGCTCAAGAAGCAGAAGCTGGACGCGCCGTTCGAGGTCATCGTCATCGATTCGGGATCGAGCGACGGATCGAAGGAGGCTGTTCCAGGCGATGATCCCCGCTTCCGAATCGTCGAGATTCCTGCTTCTTCCTTTGGCCACGGCAAGACACGCAATCTGGGCGTGGAGCTGTCGCGCGGCGAATATTGCGCCTTCCTGACCCATGATGCGGTGCCGGCAGACGAACATTGGCTGCGGGAGCTTGTCCGGCCTCTGCGCGAGGACGAGACCGTTGCCGGCGTGTTCGGCCGTCACATCGCCTACGAGAACGCCACCCCCTTCACGCGTTGGGAACTCGAGACGCATTTCGAAGGTTTGAAGAACTGGCCAAAGGTGAAAATCACGGATGCACGCGAGTATGTCCGTAATCAAGGCCTGCGGCAGGTCTATCACTTCTATTCGGACAACTCCTCCTGCATGCGAAAGTCGGTCTGGCGCGAGCTGCCTTATCCTGACGTCGACTTCGCCGAGGACCAGCTCTGGGCCAAGAAGGCCGTCGAGGCCGGGTACACGAAGGCCTTCGCCTATGATTCGGTCGTCTATCACTCTCACGACTACTCGCCGTGGGAGAGGCTGCAGCGTAGCTATGACGAGGCACGGGCCCTCAACGAACTGTTCGGCTACCAGCTCTGCGCGACCAAGGGCAATGCGTTTCGTCAGGCATGGCGCACCAGCGGCCGCGACGTCATGCTTGCATGGCGCAACGGCTGGCTCTGGCGCGCGCCTTTCGCCAGTTTGATGCGGCCGGCCGACAATCTCGCCAGACAGATCGGCTACTATCTGGGCACCAAGCGACCTCGATTCACGGAGCGGCACGAACGCGCATTGTCGCGCGACCGGCAGCTTCACGCGCAATAG
- a CDS encoding sugar transferase, with translation MLLRLTEASIALIGLVVTSPLVLAAALAVRGTSPGPAVLVQQRVGRHETPFRCLKLRTMWKDTRAVPTHEAAVSAVTPVGRFLRRTKLDELPQLWNVLRGEMSFVGPRPCLPTQETLIAARRARGVYALRPGITGLAQVRGVDMSDPEALAVIDAEYLAKRSVALDLRILLATLIPGVPAP, from the coding sequence GTGCTCTTGCGGCTGACGGAAGCGTCGATTGCCCTGATCGGACTGGTCGTCACGTCGCCGCTGGTGCTGGCAGCGGCGCTCGCGGTGCGGGGCACGTCGCCGGGACCGGCCGTGCTGGTCCAGCAGCGCGTCGGCCGACATGAGACGCCATTCCGTTGCCTCAAGCTGAGGACGATGTGGAAGGACACCCGCGCCGTGCCGACGCACGAAGCGGCGGTGAGCGCGGTGACGCCCGTCGGGCGCTTCCTGCGGCGCACCAAGCTGGATGAGCTGCCGCAGCTCTGGAACGTGCTGCGGGGCGAGATGAGTTTCGTCGGGCCGCGGCCCTGCCTGCCGACGCAGGAGACGCTGATTGCCGCACGGCGCGCACGCGGCGTCTATGCGCTCCGGCCGGGGATCACCGGCCTTGCCCAGGTGCGCGGCGTCGACATGTCGGACCCGGAGGCGCTGGCCGTCATCGATGCCGAATATCTCGCCAAGCGATCGGTCGCCCTCGACCTGCGCATCCTGCTCGCGACGCTCATCCCCGGTGTTCCTGCGCCCTGA
- a CDS encoding NAD-dependent epimerase/dehydratase family protein, producing the protein MDKRRDAVHVGITGASGFLGGHVARHLSNVGFAVRPLSRNPARATDARLLPPPAAPEADFRTAVRGLDAIVHCAALNNDRPADAQALVASNVELTGSLAEAAAREGAARFVYVSSIRAVADPGIDIAIDDETVPAPSQPYGRSKRDGELAALAAAAPGLTPLVLRLPPVYGTGMRGNLGLLMRLARTPAPLPLAGLRGRRSLISSNAAARAVETLLTAAMPARSTYLATDAAPVSIPEILAAFRRGLGTPPRLFAVPEALLATSASLAGRGADWAALTASQTCNPASLVAEGWTPDPDSLASLERLAAALRAQEHRG; encoded by the coding sequence GTGGACAAGCGGCGCGACGCCGTCCATGTCGGCATTACCGGCGCGAGCGGCTTCCTGGGTGGCCACGTCGCCCGCCACCTGTCGAACGTCGGCTTTGCGGTCCGTCCCCTGTCGCGGAACCCTGCGCGGGCCACCGATGCGCGCCTGCTTCCGCCGCCCGCTGCCCCGGAGGCCGATTTCCGCACCGCCGTGCGCGGGCTGGACGCGATCGTCCATTGCGCCGCGCTCAACAACGACCGGCCCGCCGACGCGCAGGCGCTGGTGGCGAGCAATGTCGAACTGACCGGGAGCCTCGCCGAAGCCGCCGCGCGCGAAGGCGCGGCACGTTTCGTCTACGTTTCCTCGATCCGCGCCGTCGCGGATCCCGGCATCGACATCGCGATTGATGACGAGACCGTGCCTGCTCCATCCCAGCCCTACGGACGATCCAAGCGCGATGGCGAGCTTGCGGCACTCGCTGCGGCCGCGCCCGGCTTGACGCCGCTCGTCCTGCGCCTGCCGCCGGTCTACGGCACCGGCATGCGCGGCAATCTGGGCCTTCTGATGCGCCTCGCGCGCACGCCCGCGCCGCTGCCGCTGGCCGGTTTGCGCGGACGCCGCTCCCTAATCTCGTCCAATGCCGCCGCCCGCGCAGTCGAGACCTTGCTAACCGCCGCGATGCCCGCGCGCTCGACCTATCTCGCAACCGACGCCGCCCCGGTCTCGATCCCCGAGATCCTGGCGGCCTTCCGGCGCGGGCTCGGCACGCCCCCTCGCCTCTTCGCCGTGCCGGAGGCCTTGCTCGCCACCTCCGCCTCCCTTGCTGGGCGCGGCGCCGACTGGGCGGCGCTGACCGCCTCGCAGACCTGCAATCCGGCTTCTCTGGTGGCGGAGGGCTGGACGCCCGATCCGGACAGCCTTGCCAGCCTGGAAAGGCTCGCCGCGGCGCTCAGGGCGCAGGAACACCGGGGATGA
- a CDS encoding nucleoside-diphosphate sugar epimerase/dehydratase: MNQLVTSALQLQPRLRRALIITMDIVMVLISVPLALALSLSNLSFDPFSWGGLAVWAGVGVFSHVLFRLGGLYGTVWRFASTPDFFNIISNCGILTVALYLTSQAARLYTPMTGLNERQFIVFFLVTFTMISAPRLLYRYLREGTGWQLGAKRNDRPGHRRALFVGQLEDADHIIRFTNTEKEKTQIIGIVATEPNVNTRDKIRGVSVVAVWPDVSGIIEDYAKDTKRVDLLIFGGGGQTDLSKFSELVRVARKGGIEVLQFSGFSKLRGGAALVLQTVEMETILRRPAVPTDLERIRAFIDGKRVLVTGGAGSIGRNLVKRSLELGCEAVLVADQSEFGVFKLEQSLSEDYCERLTCRIVDVTDKAQFTRVVSEFQPDIIFHAAALKHVPLLEDNWVSAVKTNVFGTLVCAEVAAECKVPHFVLISSDKAADPTSMLGLTKRGAEQIVNSLHFSERIRTRDKGPKPIYISVRFGNVFGSDGSVATVFEKQIMAGGPVTITDREMTRYFMTMGEAVDLVIMAAAESATRRDIDNFGIYMLDMGQPVSILTVAETMIRLAGKQPHQDIKIKFTGVRPGEKLHETLCAEGELLVSLDVNSLFGLKTGLFGWQEVRRALADLRDSIDDDDKDAAVDRLRRLYRTIDDAGPVAEEVIPLKVAT, from the coding sequence GTGAACCAACTGGTAACGTCAGCCCTGCAATTGCAGCCGCGCCTCCGGCGCGCGCTCATCATCACGATGGATATCGTGATGGTGCTGATCTCGGTCCCGCTGGCGCTCGCACTCTCGCTCTCTAATCTGTCCTTCGATCCGTTCTCCTGGGGCGGCCTCGCCGTGTGGGCGGGCGTGGGCGTCTTCAGCCATGTTCTGTTCCGCCTCGGCGGCCTCTACGGCACGGTCTGGCGCTTCGCCTCGACGCCCGACTTCTTCAACATCATCAGCAATTGCGGCATCCTTACCGTCGCTCTCTACCTGACGTCGCAGGCCGCGCGTCTCTACACGCCGATGACCGGCCTCAACGAGCGCCAGTTCATCGTCTTCTTCCTCGTCACCTTCACGATGATCTCCGCTCCCCGCCTGCTCTACCGCTACCTGCGCGAGGGCACCGGCTGGCAGCTCGGCGCCAAGCGCAACGACAGGCCGGGGCATCGCCGCGCCCTGTTCGTCGGCCAGCTCGAAGACGCGGACCACATCATCCGCTTCACCAACACCGAGAAGGAGAAGACGCAGATCATCGGCATCGTCGCGACCGAGCCCAACGTCAACACCCGCGACAAGATCCGCGGCGTGAGTGTCGTCGCGGTCTGGCCCGATGTGTCCGGCATCATCGAGGACTACGCGAAGGACACCAAGCGGGTCGACCTGCTGATCTTCGGCGGCGGCGGGCAGACGGATCTCAGCAAGTTCTCCGAGCTCGTGCGCGTGGCGCGCAAGGGCGGCATCGAGGTGCTGCAGTTCTCCGGCTTCTCGAAGCTGCGCGGCGGTGCGGCGCTCGTCCTGCAGACCGTCGAGATGGAGACGATCCTGCGCCGGCCGGCTGTGCCCACCGACCTTGAGCGTATCCGCGCCTTCATCGACGGCAAGCGCGTGCTGGTGACGGGCGGAGCGGGGTCGATCGGGCGCAACCTGGTCAAGCGGTCGCTGGAACTCGGCTGCGAGGCCGTGCTCGTCGCGGACCAGTCCGAATTCGGCGTCTTCAAGCTCGAACAGTCGCTGTCAGAAGACTATTGCGAGCGGCTGACCTGCCGGATCGTCGACGTGACGGACAAGGCCCAGTTCACGCGCGTCGTATCGGAGTTCCAGCCCGACATCATCTTCCACGCCGCCGCGCTCAAGCATGTGCCGCTTTTGGAAGACAACTGGGTCTCCGCGGTCAAGACCAACGTATTCGGCACGCTCGTCTGCGCCGAGGTCGCGGCCGAATGCAAGGTGCCGCACTTCGTGCTGATCTCCAGCGACAAGGCGGCCGACCCGACCTCGATGCTTGGCCTGACCAAGCGCGGCGCCGAGCAGATCGTCAATTCGCTGCACTTTTCCGAGCGCATCCGGACGCGCGACAAGGGTCCGAAGCCGATCTACATCTCCGTCCGCTTCGGCAACGTCTTCGGCAGCGACGGCTCCGTCGCCACCGTCTTCGAGAAGCAGATCATGGCGGGCGGTCCGGTCACGATCACCGACCGCGAGATGACCCGCTATTTCATGACCATGGGCGAGGCCGTGGATCTCGTCATCATGGCCGCGGCCGAATCCGCCACACGGCGAGACATCGACAATTTCGGCATCTACATGCTCGACATGGGCCAACCGGTGTCGATCCTGACAGTCGCCGAGACGATGATCCGCCTCGCCGGCAAGCAGCCGCATCAGGACATCAAGATCAAGTTCACTGGCGTTCGGCCGGGCGAGAAGCTGCACGAAACCCTCTGCGCGGAAGGCGAACTGCTCGTCTCGCTTGACGTGAACAGCCTGTTCGGCCTCAAGACCGGCCTGTTTGGCTGGCAGGAGGTCCGTCGAGCACTCGCTGATCTGCGCGACAGTATCGACGATGACGACAAGGACGCTGCCGTCGACCGCCTGCGCCGGCTCTACCGCACGATCGACGACGCAGGCCCAGTCGCCGAAGAGGTGATTCCGCTCAAGGTCGCCACCTGA
- a CDS encoding O-antigen ligase, producing the protein MQAIRRPTLDEINRWFTAAVIGGGAAGGSLVSILYVGALPVGLWRLSQGLIALPRERGVRIIGMAFLAYFAAETLSTLVNYTGPDDLLQGIGANLPFIAFLIVFGRLSLTPRADVLRWAEYGAIAGGLAAGLSALVEIFVRGAPRAEGLAGNSGPFALISAALFGFCIAIAIYRDGRMRQFAVAAALSAAVALILSGMRSLWPMLVISPLLLAWLLDFVPRAVFTRKTALAVVAAAAVVASLGYSTVETRVMSLVRDFEKVDAGNYDNSLGQRLRVWSAAIELIEQAPIFGQGPAHARGALQAAASEQGEKEITFSHAHNLVLNALMRSGVFGLAAVIAMFVVPLWVAGRAEKDELGRIGYTLMVVVCATYLVNGAVNISFGHDIVDSFYLYSMITGTYLVFGPSSTPRYRRLDDGSRVAIDRPASSTG; encoded by the coding sequence TTGCAAGCCATACGCAGGCCAACACTCGACGAGATCAACCGCTGGTTCACCGCCGCGGTGATCGGCGGCGGCGCCGCCGGCGGAAGCCTGGTCAGCATCCTCTACGTGGGCGCTCTGCCGGTCGGCCTCTGGCGCCTGTCGCAGGGACTGATCGCTCTTCCGCGCGAGCGCGGCGTGCGCATCATCGGCATGGCCTTCCTCGCCTATTTCGCCGCCGAAACGCTCTCGACGCTGGTCAACTACACAGGTCCGGACGACCTGCTGCAGGGCATCGGCGCAAACCTGCCCTTTATCGCCTTCCTGATCGTCTTCGGCCGCCTGTCACTGACACCGCGCGCCGACGTGCTGCGCTGGGCCGAATACGGCGCGATCGCCGGCGGCCTGGCTGCGGGACTGTCCGCGCTGGTCGAAATCTTCGTCCGCGGGGCTCCGCGCGCCGAAGGCCTGGCGGGCAATTCCGGGCCGTTCGCGCTGATTTCAGCCGCGCTCTTCGGCTTCTGCATCGCCATCGCGATCTACCGCGACGGTCGTATGCGCCAGTTCGCTGTTGCGGCCGCCCTTTCCGCGGCGGTGGCGCTTATCCTGTCGGGCATGCGCAGCCTTTGGCCCATGCTGGTCATTTCACCGCTGCTGCTCGCCTGGCTGCTCGACTTCGTGCCGAGGGCGGTGTTCACGCGCAAGACCGCGCTCGCGGTCGTGGCGGCGGCGGCGGTCGTCGCCTCCCTCGGCTACTCGACCGTCGAGACCAGGGTGATGAGCCTGGTCAGGGATTTCGAAAAGGTGGACGCCGGCAACTACGACAATTCGCTCGGTCAGCGCCTGCGCGTCTGGAGCGCGGCGATCGAACTGATCGAGCAGGCCCCGATCTTCGGCCAGGGTCCGGCCCATGCGCGCGGCGCGCTCCAGGCCGCGGCAAGCGAACAGGGGGAGAAGGAGATCACCTTCTCGCACGCTCACAATCTCGTCCTCAACGCGCTGATGCGGTCGGGCGTCTTCGGCCTCGCGGCGGTCATCGCGATGTTCGTCGTGCCGCTCTGGGTCGCCGGCCGTGCCGAAAAGGACGAGCTCGGGCGAATCGGCTACACGCTGATGGTGGTCGTCTGCGCCACCTATCTGGTCAACGGCGCGGTCAACATCAGCTTCGGCCACGACATTGTCGATTCCTTCTATCTCTACAGCATGATCACGGGCACCTATCTGGTGTTCGGCCCGTCGAGTACGCCGCGCTACAGGCGGCTCGACGACGGCAGCCGGGTGGCAATCGACCGGCCAGCTTCGTCCACTGGTTGA